One window from the genome of Malus domestica chromosome 01, GDT2T_hap1 encodes:
- the LOC103455663 gene encoding kiwellin-1-like, translated as MKNKIYSGAFLFILIILATNWLSIDAQKCKPSGKLRGKKPPRGQCNKGNDSECCKNGQLYPIFKCSPQVSKHTKATLTINSFQKGGDGGGPSACDNKYHSDNTPIVALSTGWFDKRRRCFGHITIHGNGRSVKAMVVDECDSTMGCDAEHDYQPPCPNNIVDASKAVWKALGVSESDPRRGFMDIFWSDA; from the coding sequence atgaaaaaCAAGATTTATTCAGGTGCTTTTCTCTTCATCTTGATCATCCTTGCTACGAACTGGTTGAGCATTGACGCTCAAAAATGCAAACCTAGTGGCAAGCTTAGGGGGAAAAAGCCTCCTCGAGGACAATGTAACAAAGGGAATGACTCCGAGTGCTGCAAAAATGGTCAGCTTTACCCCATCTTCAAGTGCTCGCCGCAGGTGTCTAAGCATACGAAAGCAACCTTGACCATCAACAGCTTTCAAAAGGGTGGTGATGGCGGCGGTCCATCAGCATGTGACAATAAGTACCACTCGGATAATACCCCTATTGTGGCATTGTCAACGGGGTGGTTCGACAAAAGGAGACGGTGTTTCGGCCACATTACCATCCATGGTAATGGAAGGAGCGTCAAAGCGATGGTTGTCGACGAGTGTGACTCCACCATGGGATGTGATGCCGAGCACGATTACCAGCCTCCGTGTCCTAACAATATTGTTGATGCCTCTAAAGCTGTTTGGAAGGCCTTGGGGGTGTCAGAAAGTGACCCCAGGCGGGGTTTTATGGATATATTCTGGTCTGATGCCTAA